A DNA window from Dama dama isolate Ldn47 chromosome 19, ASM3311817v1, whole genome shotgun sequence contains the following coding sequences:
- the LOC133073826 gene encoding keratin-associated protein 12-2-like: MCHTSYSSGCQAACVPSSCQPSYSTSSPCQAACVPSSCQPSYSSSSPCQPSCLPVSYRPAVCVTPSCQPSVRLPVSCRPALPTVYVAPSCQSSGCYQPSRPTLVCRPVSCSTPSCL; the protein is encoded by the exons ATGTGCCACACCAGCTACTCCTCAGGCTGCCAGGCTGCCTGTGTGCCCAGCTCCTGCCAGCCGTCCTACAGCACGTCCAGCCCCTGTCAGGCTGCCTGCGTGCCCAGCTCCTGCCAGCCATCCTACAGCTCGTCCAGCCCCTGCCAGCCGTCCTGCCTGCCCGTGAGCTACAGGCCAGCCGTGTGTGTGACTCCCTCCTGCCAGCCCTCTGTGCGCCTGCCTGTGAGCTGCAGGCCTGCCCT GCCGACCGTGTATGTCGCCCCCTCCTGCCAGTCCTCCGGGTGCTACCAGCCCTCCCGCCCCACCCTGGTCTGCAGACCCGTCTCCTGTAGCACCCCTTCCTGCTTGTGA
- the LOC133073824 gene encoding keratin-associated protein 10-8-like, protein MAASALSVCSSDLSYNCPESYCEPRCCAPSCCAPAPRLTLLCAPVSCESSPCCQPACSSSCPALGCKQSSCQSSCCTSSPCPQACCEPVCCRPVCCEPVCCRPVCCEPVCCRPVCCTPVCLRPVCCEASPCSAPSSCCRPSSSVSLLCRPVCRPACCVPTSAPDPTAFTMATSALSVCSSDLSYDCPESYCEPPCCAPSCCAPAPRLTLLCAPVSCESSPCCQPSCCTSSPCQQDCCEPVCCRPVCCEPVCCRPVCCRPICCEASPYSAPSSCCRPSSSVPVCCEASPCSAPSPCCRPSSSVSLLCRPVCRPACCVPTSSCQPSCRRPASSVSLLCQPVCSRPACCIPTSALEPCC, encoded by the exons ATGGCCGCCTCCGCCCTGTCCgtctgctccagtgacctgagctACAACTGTCCAGAGAGCTACTGCGAGCCCCGCTGCTGTGCCCCCAGCTGCTGCGCCCCGGCCCCCCGCCTGACCCTCCTCTGCGCCCCAGTGAGCTGCGAGTCCAGCCCCTGCTGCCAGCCAGCCTGCAGCAGCTCCTGCCCGGCCTTGGGCTGCAAGCAGTCCAGCTGCCAGTCCTCCTGCTgcacctcctccccctgcccgcaGGCCTGCTGCGAGCCCGTCTGCTGCAGGCCCGTCTGCTGCGAGCCCGTCTGCTGCAGGCCCGTCTGCTGCGAGCCCGTCTGCTGCAGGCCCGTCTGCTGCACTCCTGTCTGCCTCAGGCCCGTGTGCTGTGAGGCCTCCCCCTGCTCAGCCCCCTCATCCTGCTGCAGACCCTCCTCCTCCGTGTCCCTCCTCTGCCGCCCCGTGTGCCGCCCTGCCTGCTGTGTCCCCACCTCGGCCCCGGA ccccaccgCCTTCACCATGGCCACCTCCGCCTTGTCCGTCTGCTCCAGCGACCTGAGCTATGACTGTCCAGAGAGCTACTGCGAGCCCCCCTGCTGTGCCCCCAGCTGCTGCGCCCCGGCCCCCCGCCTGACCCTCCTCTGTGCCCCAGTGAGCTGCGAGTCCAGCCCCTGCTGCCAGCCCTCCTGCTGCACCTCCTCCCCCTGTCAGCAAGACTGCTGTGAGCCCGTCTGCTGCAGGCCGGTCTGCTGTGAGCCCGTCTGCTGCAGGCCTGTCTGCTGCAGGCCCATCTGCTGTGAGGCCTCCCCCTACTCAGCCCCCTCGTCCTGCTGCAGACCCTCCTCCTCCGT GCCCGTGTGCTGTGAGGCCTCCCCCTGCTCAGCCCCATCCCCCTGCTGCAGACCCTCCTCCTCCGTGTCCCTGCTCTGCCGCCCCGTGTGCCGCCCCGCCTGCTGCGTGCCCACCTCCTCCTGCCAGCCCAGCTGCCGCCGCCCAGCCTCCTCCGTGTCCCTGCTCTGCCAGCCCGTGTGCTCCCGCCCAGCCTGCTGCATCCCCACCTCAGCCCTGGAGCCCTGCTGCTGA